A region from the Deltaproteobacteria bacterium genome encodes:
- a CDS encoding efflux RND transporter permease subunit yields the protein MLERLIEFSLKQRLAVILFALGFAGFGVYAFTQLPIEAFPDVTDTQVQVITLFSGHAP from the coding sequence ATGCTCGAGCGCCTCATCGAGTTCTCGCTGAAGCAGCGGCTGGCGGTGATTCTCTTCGCCCTCGGCTTCGCGGGCTTTGGCGTCTACGCCTTCACCCAGCTGCCCATCGAAGCGTTCCCCGACGTCACCGACACCCAGGTGCAGGTGATCACCCTCTTCTCGGGCCACGCGCCGG